From Thermogladius calderae 1633, a single genomic window includes:
- a CDS encoding cation diffusion facilitator family transporter encodes MERDRVGRTILLLVLLSVAGGLLKIYGSLTGGSRAVFVDAMTSIGNSVTIALTYKYFRESLKPPDLDHHYGHYKMLMGAPVSTLMVYSFVAGVVLFDLVESYGSPYKVGYESPLFAALAVVPYGVAVAISKSSRSFLAVYGGFTVIELIESSVSIASSLGGMAVSYTIDYAGALVLLGYLFFELVSSFREVILSYSDVAPIDVVERVHAVVRELGVEVSRVRVRKVADGLYQGDVVIRVKPGTSVDEAHAIMDKVEKELAKHGIEVVVHVEP; translated from the coding sequence GTGGAGAGGGACAGGGTAGGCAGGACCATACTGCTCCTCGTCCTTCTCAGCGTAGCTGGCGGTCTCCTCAAGATCTACGGTAGCCTCACCGGTGGTTCGAGAGCCGTGTTCGTCGACGCTATGACGTCGATAGGAAATAGCGTCACTATAGCCCTGACCTACAAGTACTTCAGGGAGAGCTTGAAGCCCCCTGACCTCGACCACCACTACGGTCACTACAAGATGTTGATGGGAGCCCCCGTGTCAACCCTAATGGTATACTCGTTCGTAGCTGGAGTCGTGTTATTCGACCTAGTAGAGTCCTACGGGAGCCCCTACAAGGTGGGCTACGAGTCCCCCCTTTTCGCAGCGCTCGCAGTGGTACCCTACGGGGTAGCAGTGGCCATATCGAAGAGCTCGAGGAGCTTCTTAGCCGTGTACGGGGGTTTTACAGTTATCGAACTCATAGAGAGCTCGGTCTCGATAGCGTCGTCCCTCGGTGGGATGGCGGTGAGTTACACGATCGACTACGCAGGAGCGCTAGTCCTACTGGGTTACTTGTTCTTCGAGCTGGTGTCCAGCTTCCGAGAGGTCATCCTCTCCTACAGCGACGTAGCCCCGATCGATGTAGTCGAGAGAGTTCACGCCGTAGTCAGAGAACTTGGCGTCGAAGTCTCAAGGGTAAGGGTTAGGAAAGTGGCCGACGGGCTGTACCAGGGGGACGTAGTAATAAGAGTCAAGCCGGGGACTTCGGTAGATGAGGCGCACGCTATCATGGACAAGGTCGAGAAAGAGCTGGCTAAGCACGGTATCGAAGTGGTGGTTCACGTCGAGCCGTAG
- a CDS encoding DNA double-strand break repair nuclease NurA, with protein sequence MAFSIISALYEISRSSGRVVRVEESRQYTVTVESGDVEGSGVGVYELGREYCTQAMPKGIVGVDSSSRVVDTPYMFIAVGSATGISRLGLRAFDIPAPSSILTQGDHKYILVIPEVEPFNYNVLAELGVEYRDPSSRPYPPEYNKALALEEHRVELENKVLENVLGWGELVFLDGPLFLPTHPVTEARGRSRLIDVYKENWSLLMRRRLEIVEKIDSTTRVFGIVKRLQYTHILSRDDPFKLGVEKVSDHAYLSILSERMFVGKKASPFALGPIHVRSEIDGRKVDRSMWYICVPRRFVGGETGSYVFFRVETLGNASNLRDIQPVLFDSVCTGAGIPLSIVIADQRAKRLSEAIARNVMLAVGVDRESTLQYLSP encoded by the coding sequence TTGGCGTTCAGCATAATTAGCGCACTATACGAGATAAGCAGAAGCTCGGGCCGGGTCGTCAGGGTAGAGGAGTCTAGGCAGTATACCGTGACCGTCGAGAGCGGGGACGTGGAAGGGTCGGGGGTCGGGGTCTACGAGCTGGGCCGCGAATACTGCACACAGGCGATGCCGAAGGGTATCGTAGGCGTGGACAGCAGTAGCCGCGTCGTGGACACTCCGTACATGTTCATAGCCGTGGGCTCAGCAACAGGGATCAGCAGGCTAGGCCTCAGAGCGTTCGATATACCAGCTCCCTCCTCGATATTGACACAAGGCGACCACAAGTACATACTAGTTATACCAGAAGTGGAGCCGTTCAACTACAACGTGCTGGCGGAGCTGGGAGTCGAGTATAGAGACCCCTCATCACGCCCGTACCCGCCCGAGTACAACAAGGCTCTAGCCCTCGAGGAGCACCGCGTAGAGCTCGAGAACAAGGTACTCGAGAACGTGTTGGGCTGGGGCGAGCTAGTGTTCCTAGACGGCCCCCTCTTCCTCCCCACACACCCGGTTACAGAGGCACGTGGAAGAAGCCGTCTCATAGATGTATACAAGGAGAACTGGAGTCTACTGATGAGAAGGAGGCTCGAGATCGTCGAAAAGATCGACTCCACCACTAGGGTCTTCGGCATCGTCAAGAGGTTACAGTACACTCACATCCTGTCGCGCGACGACCCGTTTAAACTTGGGGTCGAGAAGGTCAGCGACCACGCGTACTTGTCGATCTTGTCTGAGAGGATGTTCGTTGGAAAGAAGGCGTCCCCCTTCGCCCTAGGGCCGATCCACGTCAGGAGCGAGATCGACGGGAGAAAAGTGGATAGGAGCATGTGGTATATATGCGTGCCTAGGAGGTTCGTTGGGGGTGAAACAGGGAGCTACGTCTTTTTCAGGGTCGAGACGCTCGGCAACGCGAGTAACCTAAGGGACATCCAGCCTGTTCTCTTCGACTCCGTCTGCACTGGTGCGGGCATCCCGCTAAGTATTGTCATCGCCGACCAGAGGGCTAAGAGGCTCAGTGAGGCAATCGCGAGGAATGTAATGCTAGCCGTCGGCGTAGACCGCGAGTCGACCCTCCAGTATTTAAGTCCATAG
- a CDS encoding class II aldolase/adducin family protein: MTFSEEGELGKLVLAMRELFQLGLINPRGGNGSVLLDERHIAITPSGVAKQWLKVEDLVIYDMEKGESRGRFKPSIEVNAHVLTYKKVKDAKAVLHAHPPLVLALTERFTKSRSRRRWWETGLVEVEYSIGKAEVAEPFQPGSMELAEEVSSKLASGARVVIVPKHGVFAWGRTVEEAMDAIVALELVAKYTLAWLFLVK, from the coding sequence TTGACCTTTAGCGAGGAGGGCGAGCTGGGAAAACTAGTACTCGCTATGCGCGAGCTTTTCCAGCTAGGACTAATAAACCCTAGAGGAGGGAACGGCAGTGTCCTCCTGGACGAGAGGCACATAGCCATCACGCCATCAGGTGTCGCTAAGCAGTGGCTCAAGGTTGAAGACCTGGTAATTTACGACATGGAAAAAGGCGAGTCTCGAGGGAGGTTCAAGCCCTCGATCGAGGTCAACGCCCATGTCTTGACATACAAAAAGGTCAAGGATGCGAAAGCAGTACTCCACGCTCACCCCCCGTTAGTTCTTGCTTTAACGGAACGCTTCACGAAGTCCAGGTCGCGGAGAAGGTGGTGGGAGACAGGTCTAGTGGAAGTGGAGTACAGCATCGGCAAAGCAGAGGTCGCCGAGCCGTTCCAGCCCGGGAGCATGGAGTTGGCAGAGGAAGTCTCGAGCAAGCTTGCCTCTGGGGCGCGGGTCGTTATCGTCCCTAAGCACGGCGTCTTTGCGTGGGGGCGGACAGTCGAAGAGGCGATGGACGCCATAGTGGCCTTGGAGCTCGTAGCCAAGTATACTCTCGCGTGGCTCTTCTTAGTAAAGTAG
- a CDS encoding histone deacetylase family protein, with product MLEVIITRSSLTKHRPWFDHPENPGRVSKILDTLKRMGSVTYRVWSDVTDIGEAVDVASRVHSRDYIERLIDISKRGTALLDGDTYIASDSLELALESFLLSYRFASELRGVSFLVIRPPGHHAGKRGRTRGVSSNGFCLLNNAAAGVLGFRHRGFKNIAILDFDVHYGNGTMEIFYRERILHIDLHQHPDTLYPYTGYPDEIGEGEGFGFKANFVFQPYTGDDSYTAALDYVGDLLSRYQPDALVVSAGFDGYADDGLADLSLSEASYYRLGRLVKDLGVPTLVVLEGGYTRGLEEGFRAFIEGLAGLDKSYTPTTSPRGVARFNEQVNRGVYEQLAKRVG from the coding sequence TTGCTCGAGGTAATCATAACAAGGAGTTCGTTGACAAAGCACAGGCCTTGGTTCGACCACCCCGAGAATCCTGGTAGAGTGAGTAAGATCCTCGACACTCTCAAGAGGATGGGCTCGGTAACGTATAGAGTGTGGAGCGACGTGACGGACATTGGAGAGGCTGTTGACGTCGCTAGTAGGGTCCACAGCCGCGACTACATCGAGAGACTAATCGACATCTCTAAGAGAGGTACCGCTCTCCTGGACGGCGATACATACATCGCCTCTGACAGTCTCGAACTGGCGCTAGAGTCGTTTCTACTCTCTTACAGGTTCGCGAGCGAGCTGAGAGGCGTCTCCTTCCTCGTCATTAGACCTCCTGGACACCACGCCGGGAAGAGGGGCAGGACGAGAGGCGTCTCGAGCAACGGGTTCTGCCTCTTGAACAACGCAGCAGCGGGCGTCCTCGGTTTCAGGCACAGGGGTTTCAAGAACATCGCTATACTAGATTTCGACGTCCACTACGGGAACGGTACAATGGAGATATTCTACAGGGAGAGGATCCTCCACATAGACCTCCACCAACACCCCGACACCCTTTACCCGTATACGGGGTATCCCGATGAAATCGGGGAGGGTGAGGGGTTCGGCTTCAAGGCGAATTTTGTCTTCCAGCCCTATACGGGCGACGACTCTTACACGGCGGCATTGGATTACGTTGGAGACCTACTCTCAAGGTACCAGCCCGACGCGCTCGTGGTCTCCGCGGGCTTCGACGGATACGCAGACGACGGGCTGGCCGACCTCTCGCTGTCTGAGGCGTCGTATTACAGGCTGGGGAGACTCGTGAAAGACTTGGGCGTCCCTACTCTGGTAGTACTCGAGGGTGGTTATACAAGGGGGCTCGAGGAGGGCTTTAGAGCCTTCATTGAGGGTCTCGCTGGACTAGACAAGTCTTACACCCCAACAACTAGCCCTAGGGGCGTCGCCAGGTTCAACGAGCAGGTCAATAGGGGTGTTTATGAGCAGTTGGCGAAGAGGGTGGGGTGA
- a CDS encoding CDP-alcohol phosphatidyltransferase family protein: MGKLRKRLGAKVDELGGKLGRLGVRPVHLTLAGLVFSTLALLLSFKGDIPAYTALLALSGLMDMLDGPVARATGRATPLGAFLDSFMDRVSDVFLIVSFVNFGVDWGMVTALVVVSLLISYTRARAESLGVPLEGVGLIERGERVVALFISAVLLALNRVAGYMVLSLLLALSVETVVHRVVHVIYRMKR, encoded by the coding sequence TTGGGGAAGCTGAGAAAGAGGTTGGGGGCGAAGGTAGATGAACTAGGAGGAAAACTAGGAAGACTGGGAGTTAGACCCGTTCACTTGACCTTGGCAGGCCTGGTTTTCTCGACTCTCGCCCTCCTGCTGTCCTTCAAGGGGGACATACCCGCTTATACCGCCCTCCTTGCGCTGTCAGGGCTTATGGACATGTTGGACGGCCCTGTGGCTAGGGCGACTGGCCGTGCTACACCGCTAGGGGCCTTCCTAGACTCGTTCATGGACAGAGTCTCCGACGTGTTCTTGATCGTCTCCTTCGTAAACTTCGGAGTGGACTGGGGCATGGTCACCGCCCTGGTGGTAGTATCCCTCCTAATCAGCTACACTAGGGCGAGGGCTGAGAGCCTCGGGGTCCCGCTCGAAGGAGTAGGGTTGATAGAGAGAGGCGAGAGAGTGGTCGCGCTGTTCATTTCGGCAGTATTATTGGCTTTAAACCGGGTAGCTGGTTATATGGTGCTGTCCCTGCTACTGGCGTTATCGGTTGAGACGGTCGTCCACAGGGTTGTCCACGTGATATACCGGATGAAACGCTAG
- a CDS encoding phosphoesterase, giving the protein MEKPKRVLVAGDWDADGIVSAALLVYTQEKLSLYPLKSVSIVDRVPVDPDRLRYMLNSISTHYDLVVFLDLPYVPFTGNVLKMMKQHFGVGKIMYVDHHLSTLQHEEELRQIVDVLLVDHRQPTVGLLMDELSKNGIRVHKRLESFAMAVRYMDAGKRVPPEYMKIFEITKTISKALTAVRDDELWVKIVNWLADPTPLPMPLDEQVMDKVKEVIDKRDSELREVAMSLAIEAVKVGDLRFIDARKKWKKRGATALASKLASILRAPVALLVDTNKNHSLLVIKASRGRAYRIAKYLVGEGVAYDIAGHPNLAIVRVEKEIDKKVILDALQQALFYTA; this is encoded by the coding sequence ATGGAGAAGCCCAAGAGAGTACTGGTCGCCGGCGACTGGGATGCCGACGGTATCGTCTCGGCCGCCCTGCTGGTCTACACACAGGAGAAGCTGTCCCTCTACCCGCTCAAAAGCGTGAGCATAGTAGACAGGGTCCCCGTCGACCCCGATAGGTTGAGGTACATGCTCAACAGCATCTCGACACACTACGACCTGGTGGTCTTCCTAGATCTCCCATACGTCCCGTTCACCGGCAACGTGCTGAAGATGATGAAACAGCACTTTGGAGTAGGGAAGATAATGTACGTAGACCACCACTTGTCGACACTGCAGCACGAGGAGGAGCTTAGGCAGATAGTAGACGTCCTCCTCGTAGACCACAGGCAACCAACGGTGGGCCTTCTAATGGACGAGCTCTCGAAGAACGGCATTAGAGTACACAAGCGGCTCGAGAGCTTCGCAATGGCGGTCAGGTACATGGACGCCGGTAAAAGGGTGCCACCCGAGTACATGAAGATATTCGAGATAACGAAGACGATCTCGAAGGCTTTGACAGCGGTCAGAGACGACGAGTTGTGGGTCAAGATCGTGAACTGGCTGGCAGACCCCACGCCGCTACCGATGCCTCTTGACGAGCAGGTCATGGACAAGGTCAAGGAGGTGATCGATAAGAGAGACAGCGAGCTGAGAGAGGTGGCCATGTCCCTCGCGATCGAGGCGGTCAAGGTCGGGGATCTAAGGTTTATAGACGCGAGGAAGAAGTGGAAGAAGCGCGGAGCCACGGCACTGGCCTCCAAACTCGCGAGCATACTTAGGGCTCCTGTGGCCCTGCTAGTCGATACGAACAAGAACCACAGTCTCCTGGTTATAAAGGCCTCGCGGGGTAGAGCTTACAGGATAGCAAAGTACCTGGTGGGAGAAGGCGTGGCATACGACATCGCGGGACACCCGAATCTCGCGATCGTCAGAGTAGAGAAGGAGATCGACAAGAAAGTGATACTGGACGCCCTCCAGCAGGCCCTTTTCTACACTGCTTGA
- the cyaB gene encoding class IV adenylate cyclase, translating to MYETEAKIRVNGSREAVVTWFTSIGFQYVDSCYEEDVYYTHPCRDFAETDEALRFRYRRCSSGDAYILTYKGPRVNEGFIKTRLELETRLEESQVKSVLRMLEMLGFTGKFVVRKNRVTLRNGGLTVSVDEVEDLGVFVEVEGKGIEPLLREVALTPWFGGFVGKTYLELMLEKSKV from the coding sequence ATGTACGAGACCGAGGCTAAGATAAGGGTTAACGGTAGCAGGGAGGCTGTGGTAACCTGGTTTACGAGTATAGGGTTCCAGTACGTAGACTCCTGCTACGAAGAGGACGTCTACTACACGCACCCCTGTAGGGACTTCGCCGAGACAGACGAGGCGTTGAGGTTTAGGTACAGGAGGTGTAGTAGTGGTGACGCCTACATCCTGACGTATAAGGGGCCTAGGGTTAACGAGGGCTTCATTAAGACCAGGCTCGAGCTGGAGACCAGGCTCGAAGAGAGCCAGGTGAAGAGTGTATTAAGGATGCTCGAGATGCTCGGCTTCACAGGGAAGTTCGTCGTGAGGAAGAACAGGGTCACGCTAAGAAACGGGGGGTTGACGGTCAGCGTTGACGAAGTCGAGGATCTAGGCGTCTTCGTCGAGGTGGAGGGTAAGGGTATTGAACCCCTACTGAGAGAGGTCGCTTTAACTCCTTGGTTCGGCGGCTTCGTCGGTAAAACATATCTAGAACTCATGTTAGAGAAGAGTAAGGTGTGA
- a CDS encoding NUDIX hydrolase: MWCTGDVPKVLEEQVLFRGLRFDVIRRHYEYGSRRFARDVVVFPESSVVVPFVNDNEIIVIRQFRAPMGEYIVEVPAGVLDKGESPEDAARRELVEETGFYPRKLTRLATVYPVPGYSTEVMHIFEAEGLEFKGAKPEPHELIEVTRVPFREVLLKVLGGEIRDAKTVIGVLLAGYRRGLLGLR; encoded by the coding sequence GTGTGGTGTACGGGGGACGTTCCCAAGGTTCTAGAGGAGCAGGTATTGTTCAGGGGCTTGAGGTTTGACGTGATACGTAGGCACTACGAGTACGGGTCGCGGAGGTTCGCCAGAGACGTAGTGGTCTTCCCCGAGAGCTCTGTAGTAGTCCCGTTCGTCAACGACAACGAGATCATCGTTATAAGGCAGTTCCGAGCCCCTATGGGCGAGTACATTGTCGAGGTTCCAGCAGGCGTCCTAGACAAGGGGGAAAGCCCCGAAGATGCCGCTAGGAGAGAGCTGGTCGAGGAGACGGGGTTCTACCCGCGTAAGCTGACAAGACTAGCGACAGTCTACCCTGTGCCCGGTTATAGCACAGAGGTAATGCACATCTTCGAGGCGGAGGGTCTAGAGTTCAAGGGGGCAAAGCCCGAACCTCACGAGCTAATAGAAGTGACCAGAGTACCCTTCAGGGAGGTACTCTTGAAGGTCTTGGGAGGCGAGATAAGGGACGCAAAGACGGTGATAGGAGTCCTACTGGCAGGTTACAGGCGCGGGCTACTAGGGCTTAGGTAG
- a CDS encoding SAM hydrolase/SAM-dependent halogenase family protein, whose translation MPLIVLLTDYGYKDPYVGVLKGVIKRINPAAEIVDLTHGIERQNVREGALVLKSSAKYFPPGTIFVAVVDPGVGSQRRSILVKTRNYILIGPDNGLLSLLAIEDGVEEVYDIGESRYRLERVSGTFHGRDIFAPVAAYASLGVPLSELGTRVDSNSIQVIEIPKPSVHDGAVKARVIYIDVYGNVLTNVEPWLLDSLGWRMGDMLLVEAGSVKRECTLTRSFSLVHEGGLACYISSFDYLELGVNMGDASRELGVRLDNELVIRRAG comes from the coding sequence ATGCCTTTGATCGTCCTGTTAACGGACTACGGCTACAAAGACCCTTACGTGGGGGTCCTGAAGGGCGTAATCAAGAGGATAAACCCCGCCGCCGAGATAGTGGACTTGACGCACGGGATCGAGAGACAAAACGTTAGAGAGGGCGCCTTAGTCCTGAAGTCTTCCGCAAAGTACTTCCCTCCGGGCACCATCTTCGTGGCTGTTGTAGACCCGGGAGTCGGTAGCCAGAGGAGGAGTATTCTGGTAAAGACGAGGAACTACATCCTCATCGGGCCGGACAACGGACTTCTCTCACTTCTGGCTATAGAGGACGGTGTCGAGGAGGTCTACGACATAGGTGAGTCGAGGTACCGCCTGGAGAGGGTATCCGGGACGTTCCACGGCAGGGACATATTCGCCCCTGTGGCTGCCTACGCTAGCCTCGGCGTGCCGCTTAGTGAGCTGGGCACGAGAGTGGACTCAAACAGTATACAAGTGATCGAGATACCAAAGCCCTCGGTCCACGACGGGGCTGTGAAGGCGAGGGTCATATACATAGACGTGTACGGGAACGTGTTGACCAACGTTGAGCCTTGGCTCTTGGACTCCCTCGGCTGGAGAATGGGCGACATGCTGCTAGTAGAGGCGGGGAGTGTGAAGAGGGAGTGCACCCTTACCCGTAGTTTCAGCTTAGTCCATGAAGGGGGGCTGGCTTGTTATATAAGTAGCTTTGACTACCTCGAGCTAGGAGTGAACATGGGCGACGCATCTCGGGAACTCGGGGTTAGACTGGACAACGAGTTAGTGATAAGGAGGGCGGGCTAG
- a CDS encoding ATP-binding protein, with amino-acid sequence MSESIIRELSSRASKAVETANKLGEVIGFVSRTSPSLIDEEGGLVVFDVDPVIYFDKFVDVASAGSFLAVVDLKTGHVISLRVISVERRDILAELSIPEVYTPALSPEVTGLLTRTRVKAKPLLSYDPETSTVSIANYVVEPQSPVIRPREASTAQFMLGLPTTGVFVGFVTTGDRPIFDAQVPLFLPVNTFYQHVLVLGTTGSGKTTLLKNIVTSIYSKYDITTSHDVTIIILDPNKDYVSLPLRPVFPEDVPYSERALVEYFSKKARRPDGLVVVLPITNLVVEQYARGSQTWAKALKDISEAYVSDTYGPFFERFNWAWSIRELVVHEEPGRSPLRFVKIVVTVKYPEEESFTLYIIPYSFRFSDFSPREFIVLNPYFTRQAKDTLSRLMKRLEDLGSPIKTLNELYDLLRVARYYMEHKGGTPTGRWRELVEVVEDLAVHKSTLENILRQLGSLIDTGVFDIGVGGGEDYLVEPPISDILEKHKTVFSDLPIVVDLDFLQEYSPADPEKVIGIAAYRILNRVFEWKLAKSRERMRTQPVVIFVDEAHRFFPSKGGGTEEFIEHVSGMIDRIARLGRSRGLGLVFSTHSPDDVHDIILQLANTKIVLRMDKTHVSSLDLPPEYKDFVTRCGDRVGVLKSHVLRLGYVSFRTPLTIAGHYDLSKV; translated from the coding sequence ATGAGTGAAAGTATTATCAGAGAGTTGAGCTCTAGGGCTAGTAAGGCCGTCGAGACAGCGAATAAGCTCGGGGAGGTAATAGGTTTCGTCTCGCGGACTAGCCCTTCCTTAATAGACGAGGAGGGGGGTCTCGTAGTATTCGATGTAGACCCGGTCATCTACTTCGACAAGTTTGTCGACGTGGCCTCTGCCGGGAGCTTTCTTGCCGTCGTGGATTTGAAGACAGGTCACGTGATCAGCCTACGCGTGATATCGGTTGAGAGGAGGGACATCCTAGCCGAGTTGTCGATCCCCGAGGTCTACACTCCCGCTCTCAGCCCTGAGGTCACAGGTCTACTGACTAGGACTCGCGTTAAGGCTAAGCCTCTCCTGTCCTACGACCCCGAAACCTCGACCGTGAGCATAGCGAACTACGTGGTGGAGCCCCAGAGCCCCGTCATCAGACCCCGCGAGGCGTCCACAGCACAGTTCATGCTGGGACTACCCACGACCGGCGTGTTCGTAGGTTTCGTCACCACAGGGGACAGGCCCATATTCGACGCACAAGTACCCCTCTTCCTCCCGGTGAACACGTTTTACCAACACGTACTCGTCCTGGGCACTACAGGAAGCGGGAAGACCACCCTGCTGAAGAACATCGTCACGTCGATTTATAGTAAGTATGACATAACTACTTCACATGACGTTACTATCATAATCCTAGACCCGAACAAGGACTACGTCTCTCTACCGCTGAGGCCTGTCTTCCCCGAGGACGTACCATACAGCGAGAGGGCGCTAGTCGAGTACTTCTCGAAGAAGGCCAGGAGGCCGGACGGGCTTGTCGTAGTCCTCCCCATTACAAACCTGGTCGTTGAGCAGTACGCTAGAGGCTCGCAGACCTGGGCTAAAGCGCTGAAGGACATAAGCGAGGCCTACGTCTCGGACACCTACGGGCCCTTCTTCGAGAGGTTTAACTGGGCTTGGAGCATAAGAGAGCTCGTCGTACACGAGGAGCCGGGCCGTAGCCCGTTGAGGTTCGTGAAGATAGTCGTGACAGTCAAGTACCCAGAGGAGGAGTCCTTCACCCTCTACATTATCCCCTACAGCTTCAGGTTCAGCGACTTCTCGCCTAGAGAGTTCATTGTCTTAAACCCCTACTTCACTAGGCAGGCCAAGGACACCCTCTCCAGGCTAATGAAGAGGCTGGAAGACCTAGGCAGCCCTATTAAGACCCTCAACGAGCTCTACGACCTACTCCGCGTCGCAAGGTACTACATGGAGCACAAAGGCGGCACGCCAACTGGAAGGTGGAGAGAGCTGGTGGAAGTCGTAGAAGACCTTGCAGTCCACAAGAGCACCCTGGAAAACATCTTGAGACAGCTAGGCTCGCTGATCGACACGGGCGTCTTCGATATAGGCGTGGGGGGTGGAGAGGACTACCTCGTGGAGCCACCGATCTCCGACATCCTCGAGAAGCACAAGACCGTGTTCTCTGACCTCCCTATAGTAGTCGACCTCGACTTCCTCCAGGAGTACTCGCCGGCGGACCCCGAAAAAGTGATAGGCATAGCAGCCTACAGAATCCTCAACAGGGTCTTTGAATGGAAGCTGGCAAAGAGCAGAGAGCGGATGAGGACGCAGCCCGTTGTAATATTCGTCGACGAGGCGCACAGGTTCTTCCCCTCTAAGGGAGGGGGGACCGAGGAGTTTATAGAGCACGTGAGTGGCATGATAGACAGGATCGCGAGGCTGGGACGTAGCAGAGGACTCGGGCTCGTCTTCAGCACTCACAGCCCAGACGACGTCCACGACATAATCCTCCAACTGGCGAACACGAAGATAGTGCTACGAATGGACAAGACCCACGTCTCCTCGCTCGACCTACCTCCCGAGTACAAGGACTTTGTGACTCGCTGTGGTGACAGAGTGGGGGTGCTCAAGAGCCACGTGCTCAGGCTAGGCTACGTGTCGTTCAGGACACCTCTCACTATCGCGGGGCACTACGACTTGTCCAAGGTCTAG
- a CDS encoding TIM barrel protein: MKSTDILKAPAFLRDLGLNAMEYEAVRGVNITEGKARAFGEEAAKNNILLSLHAPYFINLSSKNAKTVEASIERLKQSVLASYWMGAYVVVFHPGYYKDMPSPKEALKAVIENLNVVADYRDSIGAKNVWLGPETTGKTSQVGDLDETIEISSRVPGTRPVVDWAHLYARYEGRFIVSKDDVIWVVDKIEKNLGSWALKPLHMHFSRIEYGRGGEREHHMLNELGYGPDFEIVCSALAEVGVEGVFISESPVLEHDAIIMKNICAKVCGEACVGEAEKEVGGEGR, from the coding sequence ATGAAGTCTACCGACATTCTAAAGGCCCCGGCTTTCCTGAGAGACCTGGGCTTGAACGCCATGGAGTACGAGGCCGTCAGGGGGGTGAACATCACAGAGGGGAAGGCAAGGGCGTTCGGCGAGGAGGCGGCGAAAAACAATATTCTTCTGAGCCTTCATGCCCCCTACTTCATAAACCTGTCGAGCAAGAACGCCAAGACCGTAGAGGCGAGCATTGAGCGGCTGAAGCAGAGCGTTCTGGCGTCTTACTGGATGGGGGCGTACGTTGTGGTATTCCACCCCGGCTACTACAAGGACATGCCGAGTCCCAAAGAAGCTCTGAAAGCTGTCATAGAAAATTTGAATGTTGTTGCCGACTACAGGGACTCGATCGGGGCGAAGAACGTGTGGCTGGGCCCCGAGACCACAGGCAAGACGTCACAAGTCGGCGACTTGGATGAGACCATAGAGATATCCAGCAGGGTTCCTGGTACGAGGCCTGTAGTGGACTGGGCCCACCTCTATGCCAGGTACGAGGGGAGGTTCATAGTATCCAAAGACGACGTCATTTGGGTGGTGGACAAGATCGAGAAGAACCTGGGTAGCTGGGCTCTCAAACCCCTCCACATGCACTTTTCCAGGATCGAGTACGGGCGTGGCGGGGAGAGGGAACACCACATGCTCAACGAGTTAGGGTACGGCCCGGACTTCGAGATCGTGTGTAGCGCTCTCGCAGAAGTCGGCGTAGAGGGTGTTTTTATAAGCGAGAGCCCCGTTCTTGAACATGACGCCATCATAATGAAGAACATCTGTGCCAAGGTCTGCGGTGAAGCTTGTGTTGGGGAAGCTGAGAAAGAGGTTGGGGGCGAAGGTAGATGA
- the cas4 gene encoding CRISPR-associated protein Cas4, which translates to MSHQRQAVHVRASGGRILSLIYNKFMGDQVSRISELTDPRVVYVTDLVSCHHKFHLRKLYPELSLSFEPSAIMGNLIHAGIESIVLQHGFVPEYTLEKHVIVGGSVYVLKGRVDAYNIETREVLEIKSVKTFQGEPYDHHVHQLNMYLNLLNSPRGYLLYVSPDRIVEYVVEPFHVDIEEEVARLLMDEKHPMYPWECRYCPYRKICPYRRPEGEAEREATL; encoded by the coding sequence TTGTCCCACCAGAGACAGGCAGTCCATGTCAGGGCCTCTGGAGGACGCATCCTTTCTCTGATATACAATAAATTCATGGGAGACCAGGTTAGCAGGATAAGCGAGCTGACCGATCCCCGTGTAGTGTACGTGACAGACCTCGTGTCGTGTCACCACAAGTTCCACTTGAGAAAGCTGTACCCCGAGCTATCCCTCAGCTTTGAGCCCTCGGCTATAATGGGGAACCTTATACACGCAGGTATAGAGTCTATAGTGCTCCAACACGGGTTTGTTCCAGAGTACACCCTGGAGAAACACGTGATCGTCGGGGGCTCCGTGTACGTTTTAAAGGGTAGGGTTGACGCCTACAACATAGAGACGAGGGAAGTCCTCGAGATAAAATCGGTGAAGACTTTCCAGGGGGAGCCCTACGACCACCACGTCCACCAGCTCAACATGTACCTCAACCTCCTGAACTCCCCTAGGGGTTACCTCCTCTACGTCTCACCCGATAGGATAGTGGAGTACGTAGTAGAGCCATTCCACGTCGACATTGAGGAGGAGGTGGCGAGGCTCTTAATGGACGAGAAGCACCCAATGTACCCCTGGGAGTGCCGCTACTGCCCGTACAGGAAGATATGCCCGTACAGGAGACCCGAAGGTGAAGCCGAGCGCGAGGCGACACTATGA